A stretch of the Marasmius oreades isolate 03SP1 chromosome 8, whole genome shotgun sequence genome encodes the following:
- a CDS encoding uncharacterized protein (CAZy:GT1) yields MVDSSSAELSIDDHDTSQSLDIAYLYAEADAFAQLLKDVDALRHDLDSEADQLHNDFSNLMLKSLDSEERDALGRSGTTTTWTEDGVSSSTNNTQATGNIKFERSTTLEDTESSLLFDSREIMRLLIQEFGSLAEPGDEEQVILEADGCMWLGGVIVVGVIHLTTHRLTFHASLLSTTPDMPQPQSVIKSGSALISTAARSLFQRQKRLWIELSHDVLTVYNSSGDEDRIKPRRTILLSNIRKLLTKSPTSFEVQMQGETGIAEFDTPEATSQWRRELEGAVFLDRHRRRESITNSDSENSGIRLSFPLAKILKVVPSDNPQSPLSIHLQPMHEENDSDCLQVRMAPLIPSPTWNRLTEFVDLAKKRSNNDDPQRLIIVDLGPLSFRAAPVVQKYATAASIEGSRIRAALALSDDAEAWIKPARIALKLCWSGHFVVSSQYVGFWYHTFGREDVKYRLPAAIVKSARAISWKRFWSYGLSLRLEGYSDMRFLFKSQELRDEAVLRINFMAGADRSKRSSPTSSTGPSTPTSDMGSFTLLPRSTQDVTSILSPHSRAHAAVAAVGLPYEMVSKLPKAINIEHNFFCFPKKPLHFVCLTIGSRGDVQPYIALGLGLKRLNHRVTIVTHEEYKGWIQGFGLEHKTAGGDPGLLMKLSVDNKMFSPEFFKETIGKFRPWLDELLVDAWEACQGADVLLESPSAMAGVHIAEALHIPYFRTFTMPWSKTSDFPHPMLSPPVDSHILNSISHTLFNEVLWTATSGQINRWRVKHLKVGPTDITNLAQSKIVHIYNFSEAVVPKPLDWGDTTTISGYWFLDNPDKSWSPPDGLHAWLDQAVKDQKPVVYIGFGSITVPRANRVMQRIFKAVLQSGVRAVIAKGWSSRMGDKDDDPEPQIPKECYVVESIPHDWLFPRVDAVLHHGGAGTTGASLRAGVPTLIKPWFGDQFFWASRVQKLGAGLRVPSLRVNDLADALTKATTSRLMKEKAASVGERIRAEDGVHNAIYTIYTYLSRASQDRTLLDKPYGV; encoded by the exons ATGGTCGATTCCAGCTCTGCAGAACTCTCCATCGATGACCACGACACGAGTCAGAGCCTCGACATAGCCTACCTCTACGCTGAAGCCGATGCTTTTGCACAACTTCTCAAAGACGTCGACGCCCTTCGCCATGATCTTGACTCAGAAGCTGATCAGCTACACAACGATTTCTCCAATTTGATGTTAAAATCTCTTGATTCCGAAGAACGTGATGCTCTCGGGCGTTCTGGCACGACCACGACTTGGACGGAAGACGGGGTTTCATCTTCAACCAATAATACACAGGCTACCGGAAATATCAAATTTGAACGCTCGACCACCTTGGAAGATACAGAATCATCTTTACTTTTTGATTCACGTGAAATCATGAG ATTGCTCATCCAAGAGTTTGGTTCTTTAGCAGAACCAGGTGACGAGGAACAAGTTATCCTAGAAGCCGACGGTTGTATGTGGTTGGGTGGTGTCATCGTTGTG GGCGTCATTCACCTCACCACTCACCGATTGACCTTCCATGCTTCTTTACTCTCTACAACGCCCGACATGCCTCAACCTCAGAGTGTCATCAAGTCAGGCTCCGCCTTGATTTCTACCGCTGCAAGGAGTCTATTTCAGCGGCAAAAGCGTTTGTGGATCGAGCTTTCCCATGACGTGTTGACCGTTTACAACTCGAGCGGAGACGAAGACCGAATTAAACCTCGGAGGACAATATTGT TGTCCAATATCCGGAAGCTCCTCACAAAAAGTCCAACGAGTTTCGAAGTGCAAATGCAGGGTGAGACTGGTATCGCCGAGTTTGACACCCCTGAGGCAACTTCCCAGTGGCGCCGAGAGCTTGAAG GAGCCGTTTTCCTCGATAGACACCGCCGACGCGAGTCTATCACTAATTCAGATTCAGAGAATTCTGGTATCAGACTCAGTTTTCCTCTTGCCAAGATCCTGAAAGTCGTTCCCTCCGACAACCCTCAAAGCCCCCTCTCAATTCATCTTCAACCCATGCATGAGGAGAACGACTCCGATTGTCTTCAAGTTCGTATGGCACCTTTGATTCCGTCCCCCACCTGGAACCGTCTCACGGAGTTTGTTGACTTGGCGAAGAAACGTTCAAACAATGATGATCCCCAGAGGCTCATAATCGTCGACCTCGGACCTTTGAGCTTTCGTGCTGCCCCCGTTGTACAGAAATACGCTACAGCAGCTTCCATAGAAGGAAGCAGAATCCGTGCTGCCTTGGCACTGAGCGACGACGCCGAAGCATGGA TTAAACCTGCGCGTATAGCCCTCAAATTATGCTGGTCAGGCCACTTTGTCGTCTCATCGCAGTATGTCGGATTCTGGTATCATACCTTTGGCCGCGAAGATGTGAAATACCGCTTACCTGCCGCGATTGTCAAGTCTGCTCGAGCGATTAGTTGGAAACGCTTCTGGTCGTACGGGCTGTCACTGCGATTAGAAGGATATAGTGATATGCGATTCCTATTCAAGTCTCAAGAATTACGTGATGAGGCAGTATTGAGAATCAACTTCATGGCTGGTGCTGACCGGTCCAAACGAT CTTCTCCGACCTCCTCTACAGGCCCGTCTACACCCACGTCCGATATGGGTTCATTTACCCTGTTACCCCGCTCCACACAGGATGTAACTAGCATTTTATCACCACATTCAAGAGCCCACGCAGCCGTTGCCGCCGTAGGTTTACCCTATGAAATGGTCAGCAAATTACCGAAAGCGATCAACATCGAGCACAactttttctgttttcccaAAAAACCACTCCATTTCGTGTGTTTGACAATTGGCTCGAGGGGTGATGTACAACCTTATATTGCATTGGGACTCGGCTTGAAGAGGCTGAATCATCGCGTGACTATCGTTACACACGAGGAGTACAAAGGATGGATTCAGGGTTTTGGATTGGAACATAAGACGGCTGGGGGCGATCCTGGATTATTAATGAAACTCAGTGTTGATAATAAG ATGTTTTCGCCAGAATTTTTCAAAGAGACTATTGGCAAG TTCCGGCCATGGCTCGACGAGT TGCTCGTCGACGCTTGGGAGGCATGCCAGGGTGCCGATGTTCTGCTTGAAAGCCCTTCTGCAATGGCCGGAGTGCATATTGCGGAGGCCCTTC ATATACCTTACTTCCGAACATTTACCATGCCTTGGTCCAA GACTTCAGACTTTCCTCATCCAATGTTATCGCCTCCTGTGGATTCTCATATATTGAACAGCATCTC ACATACCCTTTTTAACGAGGTCCTCTGGACAGCGACTTCTGGACAAATCAATCGGTGGCGAGTGAAACATCTAAAGGTTGGACCCACAGATATCACCAATCTAGCTCAGTCAAAGATCGTACACATATATAATTTCTCGGAG GCCGTTGTTCCTAAACCATTGGACTGGGGcgacaccaccaccatttcAGGATA CTGGTTTCTTGACAATCCTGACAAGTCGTGGTCCCCTCCGGATGGCTTACATGCCTGGCTAGATCAAGCAGTGAAAGACCAAAAACCTGTGGTTTACATTGGTTTTGGGAGCATAACCGTCCCACGCGCCAACCGCGTTATGCAACGGATCTTCAAAGCGGTCCTTCAAAGCGGAGTACGAGCGGTCATTGCAAAGGGATGGTCATCTCGTATGGGTGATAAGGACGATGATCCTGAGCCGCAGATACCAAAGGAGTGTTACGTTGTAGAGAGTATACCTCATGATTGGTTATTCCCTAGAGTTGATGCGGTCTTGCATCATGGTGGTGCAGGAACGACTGGTGCCAGTTTACGTGCAGGGGTTCCGACGCTCATTAAGCCGTGGTTTGGGGATCAATTTTTTTGGGCTTCCAGAGTGCAGAAGTTGGGA GCTGGTCTGAGAGTGCCCAGTCTCCGAGTGAATGACTTGGCGGATGCATTGACGAAAGCAACAACGAGCAG ACTCATGAAAGAGAAGGCCGCTTCCGTCGGTGAAAGGATACGCGCG GAGGACGGAGTTCACAACGCCATTTATACAATCTACACTTATCTCTCCCGTGCATCCCAGGATAGGACGCTTTTGGACAAACCCTACGGCGTCTGA
- the TIM9 gene encoding protein transporter tim9 (BUSCO:EOG09265L8N), with the protein MDFSGLNSVEQAHMNKVIEKKQMQDFLRLYANIVERCFTSCCNDFTSKAISSKEDQCISSCTEKFLKHSERVGSRFAELNSEAMGTAAGQQQNP; encoded by the exons ATGGATTTTTCGGGCCTCAACAGTGTGGAACAAGCGCATATGAACAAGGTTATTGAGAAGAAACAG ATGCAAGATTTCCTAAGACTTTATGCCAACATTGTCGAACGTTGCTTTACTTCATGTTGTAACGACTTTACCAGCAAAGCAATCTCATCAAAAGAG GACCAATGCATATCAAGCTGCACCGAAAAGTTCCTAAAACATTCGGAGCGGGTTGGTTCTCGGTTTGCAGAGCTTAATTCCG AAGCTATGGGCACAGCAGCGGGTCAACAACAAAATCCCTGA